The segment ACCGCCCTGCTCTGTGGAAGAGGCGCCAGTGAGAGCTTCAGCAACGGTTCGCTCTGTCTGAAGGTAGGTGGAACTGCATCATCTAAAGCCTGTGTGATGAAATTAGACATTGCCTATCTTCACTAGATTCAGACCTATGCCTGGATCCACTCAACAGATAAAGTGGGACATGGACTCATCTCTACATTAGACCACTTTTAAAGGTCTGAAAATGTCCGGCAAACTTTGATTTTATCACTTAAACTTGGTTCCTGAAGTGAGTATTAATGATCAGTGCGATATGATTTATTTTATTACATGTTATCTAGCCTGTATTCAACTACTATCTTCCTATCCTAGTTCTCAGCCTTTGATGTTGAGGGCCGGGACCAAGGCTGGCCCAGCCTCCTCCACAACGCAAACTCCTCCCAGCTGAGGGTGGTGCTGGACGGTGTGGTCCCGAGGTCCAATCGCTCCCGCTTCTCTCTAGAGCTACAGGTTGTGGGCGGCACCCAGGCCATGAGCAGAGTGGATGTGCTCCAGTCAATAGATGATGAATACACACCCTCCATATTCAAggtgatgtctctgtgtgttatagGCATGTAGTTGTACCAAAGATTTGTATAACTTAACTAAGATAGACTACAGCCTGTCGTTTCCTGAGAACAAATGTGGGTAAAACAAGCAATGAgatgggcagagccaagcacgagctagcgagaTCGTATTGGCCCGTTCAAGTATAcatctgcatatttccgttagggaacacctactctgtgaagtgcgcatgtgcaataactcaatttacCTTTGTACTCCTTCTAAACAAGGTGATTTTTAAAGACTTTAGCAAAGGGTGAAGTCTACAAATAACAGAttatagttttgggaacagaaaactgtattgagagcAAATGTTTCATCGTTGAGAAAATGTGCATAATGTCAGCCAAAatccatcctctccccctgccGTCCACTGGGCATCCTCTCACtgccatatttggtagtgagtggaaacgccaagcggatgcttcatatttatacatccggtgaaatatcgGTCTCATTGTTCCATCTGTGGTTATACTAGAGTAAATGTTACTGAATAACAGTATTTAGATGTTTATATTTCAACACATTTTTTGTGGTTGATAATTTATGGTTGATTTACTGTTCTTTACCTTCGTCTCTCTGTAGACTGTCACTGAAGCTTTCAGATGCTACAGTGTCCTCGTCTTTCCTCTCTTTTAGGTATCTCAGTGGGTGTCCTCTCCAGTCAACTCCACCTCTCCTGTTCTTGGCTATGCCCAATGGAAGCCCGTGGCCTACCGCAGGCCATCGCCTGTCTTTGAGGACGCCACTCCCTGCCGCCACTCAACCCCTGTCCCCGTAGCCCAGCTTCCCCCCTCCGGCCTAGTGCGGGCGTATTTTGGAGGGGAGCGCCAGACCACCGGGCTCAACATGACCTTCAGTATCACTGGAGACCCATTCTACAACACCACCAACTACCTCAGCTGGTAGGTAGCAGTTTACATCCTGTTGGTTCATCCTAGCTATAATAGGTTGCATTTTAGCAACTTTAACTGAATTATACACTAAATTGCAGTTTATAGCCCCTCCATTAACCAACTATCAAGCAGCTGAGGTTGATATCTCACACCATCACCAACTACCTGAAATGATAATGAAACTGTCAGCACTGATAATATTCTTCCTCTTGCTTTTTGTACTTCAGGACTGTGTTGGTGGGGCTGGGCTCTCCTCCTGTGGACTCGTTCTCTCCCCTGGTTCTGGTCATCATGGCGGTGGGGCTGGGCACTCCCATGCTGATCATCCTGCTTGgcggggtatgtgtgtgtgtccgcaaGAACAGGCCCCAACCACAGGTCTATGAGCCAATCAACTGAGGCCAAGCCAGGATATGTGTACTTTTAAGTCCTGCTTTAACCAGTTTCTTGCCAATGAGCAGACACCTCTGGGCCCATTTTATTCCCAAAAGTTAGCTGGATTTAGCCTATCGGATAGGATTAAATGCATAAGAAATAGAATGGATTAATCATTTACTTGAATGGGGACAACTGTTCTGTTACTTAtatttctatgcatttaatccTATCTGATAGGTGAAAAACTGGGCCCTGGTGTCCGGCAGGTGTCACTCATTCATACAAAATTAAAATGAGGTACATGACTGTCTAATATGGCCACCCATTGTTGGCACAACGGGCCAATAAGGCTTTGACAGAAACACATTTTTAACCACTTGCATAATTTAGGAATGGGCTGAATCATCTTGTGGAAGAGAAAGCCCATGAATGAGTTGATTTAGTTGTGCTTGGAAATGCCAAAGGCTCCCTCCCATCTCAAACCTAACATTCCATGTgagaacatacagtgccttgcgaaagtattcggcccccttgaactttgcgaccttttgccacatttcaggcttcaaacataaagatataaaactgtattttttgtgtgaaaaatcaacaacaagtgggacacaatcatgaagtggaacgacatttattggatatttcaaacttttttaaatcAAAAACGAAAAAAtggggcgtgcaaaattattcagcccccttaagttaatactttgtagcgccaccttttgctgcgattacagctgtaagtcacttggggtatgtctctatcagttttgcacattgagagactgaattttttcccattcctccttgcaaaacagctcgaactcagtgaggttggatggagagcatttgtgaacagcagttttcagttctttccacagattctcaattggatttaggtctggactttgacttggccattctaacacctggatatgtttatttttgaaccattccattgtagattttgctttatgttttggatcattgtcttgttggaagacaaatctccgtcccagtctcaggtcttttgcagactccatcaggttttcttccagaatggtcctgtatttggctccatccatcttcccatcaattttaaccatcttccctgtccctgctgaagaaaagcaggcccaaaacatgatgctgccaccaccatgtttgacagtggggatggtgtgttcagggtgatgagctgtgttgcttttacgccaaacataacgttttgcattgttgccaaaaagttcaattttggtttcatctgaccagagcaccttcttccacatgtttggtgtgtctcccaggttgcttgtggcaaactttaaacgacacttttatggatatctttaagaaattgctttcttcttgccactcttccataaaggccagatttgtgcaatatacgactgattgttgtcctatggacagagtctcccacctcagctgtagatctctgcagttcaaccagagtgatcatgggtctcttggctgcatctttgatcagtcttctccttgtatgagctgaaagtttagagggacggccaggtcttggtagatttgcagtggtctgatactccttccatttcaatattatcgcttgcacagtgctccttgggatgtttaaagcttgggaaatctttttgtatccataTCCGGCTTTAAacgtcttcacaacagtatctcggacctgcctggtgtgttccttgttcttcatgatggtctctgcacttttaacggacctctgagactatcacagtgcaggtgcatttatacggagacttaaATACAATCTTCCTGTGTGTAatcatcatcattagtcatttaggtcaacattggatcattcagagatcctcactgaacttctggagagagtttgctgcactgaaagtaaaggggctgaataattttgcacgcccaatttttcagtttttgatttgttaaaaaaggtttgaaatatccaataaatgtcgttccacttcatgattgtgtcccacttgttgttgatttttcacaaaaaaaatacagttttatatctttatgtttgaagcctgaaatgtggcaaaaggtcgcaaagttcaagggggccgaatactttcgcaaggcactgtatttatccAGAAAATTGTGAAAAGGCTAGTTACTGTAGTTAAGGATGTTTTTTTCATTGTAAAACTCAAACAGCGTACACTGTCCCTCCAGTTCTGTGTAAAACAGTATATTATTGTTGCATGATGACATGTTACACTGAAGTGGTCCATGTTTGGCACTGCCTATCTAGATATACTGACCTGACATGGGTCCTAACTAATAATGGACTCAAGCATATATCTGATGACAGAAGAAGAGCTACAAAGGAGTAGGGGCTTTTTTTTCTCTTCGTAACACTGATCTGAGGTCAGTTTGTACTGTAATGATTTAGGAATTGGTCAAACTAAAATAATCCAAGATCTGCACCTGAAGGAGACTCATACCTGGAGCAGTGAAAGGAAAATAAATCTCAAGAGAAGAAGCTTAAAGAAACAAGATTTGTTGCTTTCTTTCCCAACCCCTTGGATGTTAGTTATTGGTTGGGGTAAGGGGGAAGCCTAGTTAGGGTCCATGTGCTACACCCAAAGTGAACTGAAATGCAATGTTTGATTTAATCTCAATGAAGTTAGAAATCGGTATGGGATTACAAAATATTTGATAATATTGTAATTAATGTTACTACTTTTAAGGCCGTGTTGATTATAGTTCTCCTTTGGAATTAATTTAAAACAAGCTTCAAAGTCATATTCAGGTTGTAATCACAGTACAAGAGAATAAATGTCCTTGATTATTTACCTGTATTTGTCTATTAGGCAACAATGTGTTACCTTAATTTTATGACTAAATGCTAAATTTAATGCAAAAACAACAGTACCTGAAATATTATTATGCAAGCATCTAATACACAGGTCACATTCATTTGTATTTTGAGGAAATGCTCCCTTTCAATAGTAATGTAATGGTCTGTCCATAATTATCTTTTTCTTAAAGAAATGTACTGGCAAGCTATTTCCTGCTCTCATTTATTTCTCTTTTAAAACAATGGTACACAATGTCATAAGATGTTTAAAAAAGGACATGTAAATAACTGGTTTCTTGGCCACATTAAATACAAAGTTTAagatgtgtttaaaaaaaaaactttccatcACTACTAGAGGGTGAAAAGACACCATTCATATTAGAATGTACATCATTGTATTACAAAAATCCATAtcaatacaaatatattttttttacatatctAATCTCATTATTGAACTACATTTAAACTAAGGTGCAGGGGATGCCAGCTCTTGGGGTGCATTTTTCCATTGCAGGCAAGCATTAAATGACAACTAAGAAAAAGTGCAGTCAGCTAACGAGTCATGTGAGGCAGTCGATGTATAGTTACATGCTTGTTAAATCCCATGACCTGGCCAATCACATGAGGATGATGTAAGATAACATTAATGTCCAATCAAATTATGTCCAGCAGTGAAAGATCCCGGGACTACAACTGACATTGCTGCCATCAGACCATACCAAGACAGCCATCTTAGTTGAAAGTAGTGTTCCTGGATACATTCAACTACCCCGGTCACCTAAGTAGGTTAGAGCAGTGTCCTTTCAGTGTCCTCGACCATGTCTCCATCTGCCAGTATGTTAAGCTCCTCCAGGTCTAGCGGATCGATCTGAAGGGGGTTATGCAGGGTGAAGTCGTCTGCATCAAATCCCAGCATGGGCAGAACACCAGATAAATCCTCATAGGCTGCTTTGTCTGTTAAGTGGGAAACAAAGACAAAGAGGATAAGAGCGAAAGAGtgaggctgggattcaatccgatTGCGGGTTATAGGCATTGTGACTTAAAGTCAACGCTCCCGTTCacagtaaacgctgcatatgACAGCTCAATCAGAAATAGCTTTTAAAAG is part of the Oncorhynchus gorbuscha isolate QuinsamMale2020 ecotype Even-year linkage group LG09, OgorEven_v1.0, whole genome shotgun sequence genome and harbors:
- the LOC124042798 gene encoding glycosylated lysosomal membrane protein isoform X1; this encodes MAADIMYTIHFYVLFVLLTLRCSSSFIGNGENYRRNLSLELNPGLNSSLTPLPPGVGLLHVRALGKNDTLHYLLCSQGAPALLLVHTNSTSSKVKVDWPAFLVQNTTGSLKLTPESSVLYSNALVFTRLWEYDDVNDTAVPEHLPPSSFFQPYELQNFTWDDLNKTLDPMAHTALLCGRGASESFSNGSLCLKFSAFDVEGRDQGWPSLLHNANSSQLRVVLDGVVPRSNRSRFSLELQVVGGTQAMSRVDVLQSIDDEYTPSIFKVSQWVSSPVNSTSPVLGYAQWKPVAYRRPSPVFEDATPCRHSTPVPVAQLPPSGLVRAYFGGERQTTGLNMTFSITGDPFYNTTNYLSWTVLVGLGSPPVDSFSPLVLVIMAVGLGTPMLIILLGGVCVCVRKNRPQPQVYEPIN
- the LOC124042798 gene encoding glycosylated lysosomal membrane protein isoform X2, translated to MLSLELNPGLNSSLTPLPPGVGLLHVRALGKNDTLHYLLCSQGAPALLLVHTNSTSSKVKVDWPAFLVQNTTGSLKLTPESSVLYSNALVFTRLWEYDDVNDTAVPEHLPPSSFFQPYELQNFTWDDLNKTLDPMAHTALLCGRGASESFSNGSLCLKFSAFDVEGRDQGWPSLLHNANSSQLRVVLDGVVPRSNRSRFSLELQVVGGTQAMSRVDVLQSIDDEYTPSIFKVSQWVSSPVNSTSPVLGYAQWKPVAYRRPSPVFEDATPCRHSTPVPVAQLPPSGLVRAYFGGERQTTGLNMTFSITGDPFYNTTNYLSWTVLVGLGSPPVDSFSPLVLVIMAVGLGTPMLIILLGGVCVCVRKNRPQPQVYEPIN